The following are encoded in a window of Gammaproteobacteria bacterium genomic DNA:
- a CDS encoding IS1595 family transposase has protein sequence MSDLTNPIFHDENAARGYLEQTRWPNGPFCPHCGEAENIRKLEGTSHRPGLYQCRSCREQFTITVGTLYERSKVPLHKWMLATHLMTSSKKGYSAHQLHRTIGVTYKTAWFMAHRIREGMREPLYDTQLGSGGGTVEADET, from the coding sequence ATGTCCGATCTAACAAACCCTATCTTCCACGACGAAAATGCCGCTCGCGGGTATCTGGAACAAACACGTTGGCCTAATGGCCCGTTTTGCCCGCACTGCGGCGAAGCTGAAAATATACGGAAGCTTGAAGGTACATCGCACCGTCCAGGATTGTATCAATGCCGTAGCTGCCGCGAGCAATTCACCATCACGGTAGGCACACTATACGAACGCTCCAAAGTTCCATTGCATAAGTGGATGCTTGCCACACACCTTATGACTTCAAGCAAGAAAGGCTACAGCGCGCATCAGTTACATCGCACCATCGGCGTGACGTACAAGACTGCATGGTTTATGGCTCATCGTATCCGCGAAGGTATGCGCGAGCCTTTGTATGACACTCAGTTAGGTTCTGGCGGCGGCACAGTGGAAGCTGACGAAACCTA
- a CDS encoding response regulator transcription factor, translated as MIKVLVVDDHTLFRQGIIHLFEQVEDIDVVGQAGSGAQAVKLAERLAPDVIVMDIMMKDTDGIAAAEIMRERGVRAAIVLVTMYREWHFIQRARKEARVDGYVLKQDAFEDLVYAVRAVHRGGSFYSPTLASELVLTDGSGATLPALTERERQILTLIATGYSSHAIAEKLFLSIKTIETHRRHISQKLELHGPADFTRYAIKIGLVQP; from the coding sequence ATGATTAAGGTGCTGGTGGTCGACGATCACACCTTGTTCCGACAAGGCATCATCCATCTGTTCGAGCAGGTGGAGGATATCGATGTGGTCGGCCAGGCCGGTTCTGGCGCGCAGGCCGTCAAGCTGGCGGAGCGGCTGGCGCCCGACGTGATCGTAATGGACATCATGATGAAAGACACGGATGGCATCGCGGCCGCGGAGATCATGCGCGAACGCGGCGTGCGGGCCGCGATCGTGCTGGTCACGATGTATCGGGAATGGCATTTTATACAGCGCGCGCGTAAAGAGGCGCGCGTTGACGGCTACGTGCTCAAGCAGGACGCGTTCGAAGACCTGGTTTACGCGGTGCGCGCGGTGCACCGGGGCGGAAGTTTTTACAGCCCCACGCTCGCGAGCGAACTCGTTCTAACCGACGGAAGCGGCGCAACCCTGCCGGCGCTGACCGAACGCGAGCGCCAGATCCTGACCCTGATCGCTACGGGATACAGCAGCCACGCCATCGCGGAAAAGCTGTTCTTGAGCATCAAGACCATCGAGACCCACCGCCGGCATATTTCCCAGAAACTGGAGCTACACGGCCCCGCCGATTTCACGCGTTACGCCATCAAGATCGGACTGGTGCAGCCTTGA
- a CDS encoding alpha/beta fold hydrolase → MVATDKRLPVILIPGLLNTDDLWRDQVTGLSALGDVSVTNEHRNFDSMTAIAAAILEQAPTKFALAGLSMGGYVSFEMLRQAPERVTKLALLDTSARPDTPEKAAQRRETIRIAGESGLKRVLETMQPNLLHPKHANDPAIVTRLARMAARVGVEGFARQQIAIMNRADSRPLLPEIRCSTLVLCGREDALTPPEVAEEMVNGIPNGRLVVVEECGHLSAIE, encoded by the coding sequence ATGGTCGCCACCGACAAACGCTTACCCGTCATTCTGATTCCCGGTCTGCTCAACACCGATGACCTGTGGCGTGATCAGGTCACCGGTTTAAGCGCGCTCGGTGATGTCTCGGTCACCAACGAGCACCGCAATTTCGACAGCATGACGGCCATCGCCGCCGCCATTCTGGAACAGGCCCCTACGAAGTTCGCGTTGGCGGGCCTTTCCATGGGCGGATACGTGTCGTTCGAGATGTTGCGCCAGGCGCCGGAACGCGTTACAAAGCTGGCGCTGCTGGACACTTCAGCGCGCCCGGATACGCCCGAGAAAGCGGCGCAACGCCGCGAGACTATTCGCATCGCAGGTGAGTCGGGCCTCAAGCGCGTGCTGGAAACCATGCAGCCGAATCTGCTGCATCCGAAGCATGCGAACGATCCCGCGATCGTGACGCGGCTGGCGCGCATGGCGGCGAGAGTGGGCGTTGAGGGTTTCGCGCGCCAGCAGATCGCCATCATGAACCGCGCGGACAGCCGGCCATTGCTGCCAGAGATTCGCTGTTCCACCTTGGTGTTGTGCGGCCGCGAAGACGCGCTGACGCCGCCGGAAGTCGCTGAGGAAATGGTGAACGGGATTCCAAACGGCCGGCTGGTGGTCGTCGAGGAATGCGGGCATTTATCCGCCATCGAATAG
- a CDS encoding Z1 domain-containing protein yields MNDSIIRFVSEIRQSWRYDRTAIRPELEDRWNRRFRPVIASVDISRDVPFGTVEEYVDRFFRDPVPVLVLNSDSTDEIDYEADPNVKAIVVGGNRLSRGLTLEGLLVSFYLRRTECFDTLMQMGRWFGYREQYVDLTRICTTAELSGWFRDLALAEEELRREITRYERENLTPLNFGPRIRSHPAMMITAQNKMGSARTVSQNYSGYLLQTTAFRLEDRTWLESNLDAARQLLADIGQPNHPSATAARPVWADVPWQTMDGFLSCYRFDPRGSREMGAIRQYLQAQACQDELIEWFVAMPGLSSSDDQLGTEPALSACGTAINRISRTRLQNKPYDIGTLVNPATLGGTPGSGDEEIGLTDTQLAAARATVDNAGSFPRALRRQRNPRHGLLLLYPISPNSRPRSETQSRQPLFDDPGRDGVSVVGMAMVFPVSDSAATVEYVVGSIGTPQGDDQ; encoded by the coding sequence ATGAACGATTCAATCATACGATTCGTCTCCGAAATCCGGCAGAGCTGGCGTTACGACAGGACTGCTATCCGTCCGGAACTGGAGGATCGATGGAACCGGCGCTTCCGTCCAGTGATCGCTTCCGTGGACATCAGCCGCGATGTTCCCTTTGGCACGGTCGAGGAGTACGTTGATCGGTTCTTCCGGGATCCCGTGCCTGTTCTCGTTCTCAATTCGGATTCCACCGACGAGATCGACTATGAAGCCGACCCGAATGTGAAGGCCATTGTAGTCGGCGGTAACCGCCTTTCGCGCGGTCTGACCTTGGAAGGCCTTCTGGTGAGTTTCTACCTCCGCCGGACGGAGTGCTTCGACACCCTGATGCAGATGGGAAGATGGTTCGGTTACAGGGAGCAGTACGTCGATTTGACGAGAATATGCACGACTGCCGAACTCTCGGGGTGGTTCCGCGACCTCGCGCTCGCCGAAGAGGAACTCCGCCGCGAGATCACTCGCTACGAGCGGGAGAATCTGACGCCGCTCAACTTCGGCCCCCGTATCCGCAGCCACCCTGCAATGATGATCACCGCCCAGAACAAGATGGGCAGCGCACGCACGGTCTCCCAGAACTATTCCGGGTATCTCCTTCAGACGACCGCATTCCGGCTTGAGGACCGGACGTGGCTTGAATCGAATCTGGATGCAGCGCGGCAATTGCTCGCCGACATCGGTCAGCCGAACCACCCGTCAGCCACTGCGGCACGACCCGTCTGGGCGGACGTTCCGTGGCAGACGATGGATGGTTTCCTGTCCTGCTACCGGTTCGATCCGCGCGGTTCTCGCGAGATGGGTGCAATACGGCAGTATCTCCAAGCCCAAGCCTGCCAAGATGAACTTATCGAGTGGTTCGTTGCGATGCCGGGCCTATCTTCAAGCGACGATCAGCTTGGGACAGAGCCCGCGCTGTCTGCCTGCGGCACGGCCATCAACCGCATCAGCCGGACCCGGCTGCAGAATAAGCCCTACGACATCGGAACGCTCGTGAATCCGGCTACTCTAGGCGGCACGCCGGGATCAGGTGATGAGGAGATTGGGCTGACCGACACTCAGCTTGCCGCCGCGCGTGCAACCGTTGACAATGCTGGCAGCTTCCCGCGCGCCCTCCGGCGACAACGTAACCCCCGACATGGCCTTCTCCTTCTGTACCCGATCAGCCCGAACTCGCGGCCACGCAGCGAGACACAGAGCCGTCAGCCGCTGTTCGACGACCCGGGCCGCGACGGTGTAAGTGTAGTGGGTATGGCAATGGTCTTCCCTGTGAGCGACAGCGCTGCCACCGTTGAATACGTGGTCGGATCAATCGGTACACCGCAGGGAGATGACCAATGA
- a CDS encoding PD-(D/E)XK motif protein — protein sequence MTLDELESSWASVQPPASPDGISGRRAVGLPPDRPVYLAVDNRGRRHLIVQVPDTTAPVSQRETRSLEVTTARFHVGSNPEAVYVDLACTDSAQFATFSAVAQDLIRSLRHSPGPTRDSIINALARWRAFWSAKATGMSREDALAFSANSGFFAAGLVPSMPR from the coding sequence ATGACACTCGACGAACTGGAATCGTCATGGGCATCGGTGCAGCCCCCGGCTTCGCCCGACGGGATCAGCGGCCGGAGGGCGGTCGGACTGCCACCGGACAGACCGGTGTACCTTGCCGTAGACAATCGCGGACGAAGACACCTTATCGTTCAGGTTCCCGATACGACCGCACCCGTCAGTCAGCGCGAGACTCGCAGCCTCGAAGTCACGACGGCGAGGTTCCATGTGGGGTCCAATCCGGAAGCGGTGTATGTTGATCTGGCGTGTACAGATTCCGCCCAGTTCGCAACCTTCTCCGCCGTCGCGCAGGATCTGATCCGGTCCCTGCGGCATTCTCCGGGGCCGACGCGGGATTCGATCATCAACGCTCTGGCACGCTGGCGCGCATTCTGGAGTGCGAAGGCGACCGGAATGAGCCGGGAGGATGCGCTGGCCTTTTCGGCGAACTCTGGTTTCTTCGCCGCTGGTTTGGTGCCGTCAATGCCGAGGTGA
- a CDS encoding PD-(D/E)XK motif protein, with translation MINRWQATDAARHDFQWQSASVEVKTAATQSTGAPVHHIVSLDQLADPEHGQLFLFSLQVCDDALAANTLHSLVNSLTGDLQDDFQTLSALNEKLAVRGYSPADRQAPVRPLRILSEHLYRVNAGFPRLLRDTFEPNGLPNGVAQVSYSLDLAACGNWLVAKRPEEVAGILR, from the coding sequence GTGATCAACCGCTGGCAGGCCACAGATGCCGCCCGTCACGACTTCCAGTGGCAGTCCGCGTCTGTGGAGGTAAAGACGGCTGCAACACAGTCAACCGGGGCACCGGTCCACCACATCGTGAGTCTGGATCAGCTTGCCGACCCGGAACATGGGCAACTGTTTCTCTTCAGCCTTCAGGTCTGCGACGATGCGCTGGCGGCGAACACGCTGCACAGCCTAGTGAACTCGCTCACCGGTGATCTTCAGGATGACTTCCAGACGTTAAGTGCGTTGAACGAGAAACTCGCAGTGCGGGGCTATTCCCCGGCCGATCGTCAGGCTCCCGTCCGCCCACTGCGTATTCTGTCGGAGCACCTGTATCGTGTGAACGCTGGGTTTCCGCGACTGCTGCGCGATACATTTGAACCAAACGGGCTCCCGAACGGCGTTGCTCAAGTCAGCTACTCGCTCGATCTCGCAGCATGCGGGAATTGGTTAGTTGCCAAGCGCCCGGAAGAGGTCGCCGGCATCCTACGCTGA
- a CDS encoding SDR family NAD(P)-dependent oxidoreductase — protein sequence MNIDLSGKTALVTGSTAGIGYATALGLARMGAEATVNGRTRERVDHAVGKIENAVNGARIAGIAADLATAQGVAQVTEALPRVDILVNNLGIFRTQPFAEISDAEWQRFFDTNVMSGVRLTRHYLPGMLERDWGRVVFVSSESGINIPVEMPHYGFTKTAQLAISRGVAETTAGTNVTCNAVLPGPTRSEGVGDFVAKMAKDQGKDIEDVEREFFETARPSSLLKRFATPEEVANMICYVCSPASAATNGAALRVDGGVVRTIV from the coding sequence ATGAACATCGATCTCTCCGGTAAAACCGCGCTGGTTACCGGCTCTACCGCCGGCATCGGTTATGCAACCGCGCTGGGTCTGGCGCGCATGGGCGCCGAAGCCACCGTGAACGGCCGCACCCGCGAGCGCGTGGACCACGCGGTCGGCAAAATTGAAAACGCGGTCAATGGCGCGCGCATCGCCGGGATCGCCGCCGATCTGGCCACGGCGCAGGGCGTAGCGCAAGTGACCGAGGCGCTGCCGCGCGTGGATATCCTGGTCAACAATCTCGGCATCTTCAGGACCCAGCCATTCGCGGAGATTAGCGATGCCGAATGGCAGCGATTTTTCGATACGAATGTCATGAGCGGCGTGCGTCTGACAAGGCATTATCTGCCGGGCATGCTGGAGCGCGACTGGGGCCGCGTGGTGTTTGTCTCCAGTGAATCCGGCATAAATATCCCGGTCGAGATGCCGCACTATGGTTTTACCAAGACGGCGCAGCTCGCCATTTCGCGCGGTGTGGCCGAGACCACCGCCGGCACCAATGTTACGTGCAACGCGGTGTTGCCGGGCCCGACTCGCTCGGAGGGCGTGGGAGATTTTGTCGCGAAGATGGCTAAAGATCAGGGCAAGGATATCGAGGACGTCGAGCGAGAGTTCTTCGAAACCGCGCGCCCCAGCTCGCTGCTCAAGCGTTTCGCCACGCCGGAGGAGGTCGCCAATATGATCTGCTACGTCTGCTCGCCGGCGTCCGCGGCCACCAACGGCGCGGCGCTGCGGGTTGACGGTGGGGTGGTGCGCACGATCGTATGA
- a CDS encoding creatininase family protein, producing the protein MQDALEAGAVAVLPVGAAAKQHGLHLPMNTDFLQAEWLAWRLVERAHVAVWPCLSYGHYPAFVDYPGSCSLSRETFQALCTEVINDILRAGVRKVLVLNTGISTIGPLRAAITGASQPARIMLSNAYEGANYRAEEARLAEQLRGSHADELETSICSRSRPKLCVWIWRKLALAR; encoded by the coding sequence GTGCAAGATGCGCTGGAAGCCGGGGCCGTCGCGGTATTGCCCGTCGGCGCCGCCGCCAAGCAGCACGGTCTGCACCTGCCCATGAATACGGATTTCCTGCAGGCCGAGTGGCTGGCGTGGCGGCTGGTCGAGCGTGCTCATGTCGCGGTATGGCCTTGTTTGAGCTACGGCCATTATCCGGCGTTCGTCGATTATCCCGGCAGTTGCAGTCTATCGCGCGAAACCTTTCAGGCGCTCTGCACCGAGGTCATAAACGATATCCTGCGGGCGGGCGTCCGCAAGGTGCTCGTGCTCAACACCGGCATCAGCACCATCGGGCCGCTGCGGGCCGCGATTACGGGTGCAAGCCAGCCTGCACGGATCATGTTGTCGAATGCCTACGAAGGCGCGAATTACCGTGCCGAGGAGGCGCGACTTGCGGAGCAGTTGCGCGGCAGTCACGCCGACGAACTAGAGACCTCGATTTGCTCGCGATCGCGCCCGAAACTGTGCGTATGGATCTGGCGCAAGCTTGCACTCGCGAGGTAA
- a CDS encoding creatininase family protein produces the protein MDLAQACTREVKSGPLNRNDPDAPNYSPSGVYGDPQLASREKGEILVQAMLEDLLMLLK, from the coding sequence ATGGATCTGGCGCAAGCTTGCACTCGCGAGGTAAAGTCAGGCCCGCTAAACCGCAACGATCCCGACGCACCCAATTATTCACCCAGCGGTGTCTACGGCGATCCGCAGCTGGCATCGAGAGAGAAGGGCGAGATCCTCGTGCAGGCCATGCTTGAAGATCTGTTGATGTTGTTGAAATAA
- the asnB gene encoding asparagine synthase (glutamine-hydrolyzing) has product MCGIAGYMHADPQRPVDPETLVAMAAIIHHRGPDGFGYKTLEGRGVGFSHARLSIIDLDQNRGRQPFLSADGDVLMTHNGEFYDYKRIRADLTARGARFASKSDSELALHLYRTYGMEGMLARLRGEFAFGLYDRGRDRLMLVRDRFGVKPLYWCEANGMLAFGSELKALFAHPEVPRHFSAEGLYHQLMQTIVPGTTAFDNIHQVQPGHVLIVERRDGRFKITNHRYWDMNFPQAEAHDNDRAEEHYIEGVREQLVAAVQHRLEADVPVACYLSGGIDSCAILGLSAACQQSPVKAFTIGFDDAAYDETGIAREMARSVGADQDVMMLNAGHLYDNFVETLWHTERTIYNTLGVAKLLMSRHVNRAGYRVVVTGEGSDELFAGYPAFRRDMFLHGLDGLHEAEREAWGEMLSTSNALVTGAMLAADALHDPALDKLVGFTPSCLQPWLAAAKHVPGLMNPAFRAQVNGYEPGRAIAETFDADMIEGRHPLDKAQYIWIKTMLEGQILTWGGDRVDMANSMEARPAFLDHHLAEFAATVPPRLRIKGKTEKYVLRVAMRGLLPKVLYEREKFAFMAPPAHTDPKKWAAVQALAADYLSDTAIADAGLLDTAGVKALFDLHERADTNAATKVQLDAVINHLLGVQILHRSFVAEDVPAQARRRAGELKWAA; this is encoded by the coding sequence GTGTGTGGCATCGCAGGTTACATGCACGCCGACCCGCAGCGGCCGGTGGACCCGGAGACGCTGGTGGCGATGGCCGCCATCATCCATCATCGCGGGCCGGACGGCTTCGGCTACAAGACGCTGGAAGGGCGCGGCGTGGGCTTCAGTCACGCGCGGCTGTCAATCATCGATCTGGACCAGAACCGCGGCCGTCAACCGTTTCTCTCCGCCGACGGCGACGTACTGATGACGCACAACGGCGAGTTTTACGATTACAAGCGCATCCGCGCCGACCTGACCGCGCGTGGGGCGCGCTTTGCGAGCAAGAGCGATTCCGAGCTCGCGTTGCACCTTTATCGTACGTATGGAATGGAGGGCATGCTTGCCCGGCTGCGCGGCGAATTCGCGTTCGGTCTTTACGATCGTGGCCGCGACCGGCTGATGCTGGTGCGCGACCGCTTTGGCGTCAAACCGCTGTACTGGTGCGAAGCGAACGGCATGCTGGCGTTCGGCTCCGAGCTGAAGGCGCTGTTCGCGCACCCAGAGGTGCCGCGGCATTTCAGCGCCGAAGGACTTTATCATCAGCTCATGCAGACCATCGTGCCCGGCACCACGGCGTTCGACAACATTCACCAGGTGCAACCCGGCCATGTGCTGATCGTGGAGCGCCGCGACGGGCGCTTTAAGATTACCAATCACCGCTACTGGGACATGAATTTCCCGCAAGCCGAAGCGCACGACAACGACCGTGCCGAGGAACACTACATCGAGGGCGTGCGCGAGCAACTGGTCGCGGCGGTGCAGCACCGGCTGGAAGCGGATGTGCCGGTTGCATGCTATCTCTCCGGCGGCATCGACTCCTGCGCGATTCTGGGGCTTTCGGCCGCCTGTCAGCAGTCGCCGGTCAAGGCGTTCACCATCGGCTTCGACGACGCGGCTTACGACGAGACCGGGATCGCGCGCGAAATGGCGCGCTCGGTCGGCGCCGACCAGGACGTCATGATGCTGAACGCGGGGCATCTTTACGACAATTTCGTCGAGACCCTGTGGCATACCGAGCGCACCATTTACAACACCTTAGGCGTCGCCAAGCTGCTGATGAGCCGGCATGTGAACCGCGCGGGCTACCGCGTGGTGGTCACAGGCGAAGGCTCGGACGAACTGTTCGCGGGCTACCCCGCCTTCCGGCGCGACATGTTTCTGCATGGGTTGGACGGCCTGCACGAGGCCGAGCGCGAAGCCTGGGGCGAGATGCTTTCCACCAGCAACGCGCTGGTCACGGGCGCGATGTTGGCGGCCGACGCGCTACACGATCCGGCGCTGGACAAACTCGTCGGGTTCACGCCAAGTTGTCTGCAACCGTGGCTCGCCGCAGCAAAGCACGTGCCGGGGCTGATGAACCCGGCGTTTCGCGCGCAGGTAAATGGCTACGAACCCGGCCGCGCCATCGCGGAAACCTTCGACGCCGACATGATCGAAGGCCGACATCCGCTGGACAAGGCGCAGTACATCTGGATCAAGACCATGCTGGAGGGGCAGATCCTCACCTGGGGCGGCGACCGCGTGGACATGGCCAATTCGATGGAGGCCAGACCCGCTTTTCTCGATCATCACCTGGCGGAATTCGCCGCGACCGTGCCGCCGCGCCTGCGCATCAAGGGCAAAACCGAAAAATACGTGCTGCGCGTGGCCATGCGTGGGCTGTTACCAAAGGTCTTGTACGAGCGCGAGAAGTTCGCCTTCATGGCGCCGCCGGCGCATACCGATCCCAAGAAGTGGGCGGCGGTGCAGGCGCTGGCGGCGGATTATCTATCCGATACAGCCATCGCGGACGCGGGTCTGCTGGACACCGCCGGCGTCAAGGCCCTGTTCGATCTGCACGAGAGGGCGGATACGAACGCGGCCACTAAGGTACAGCTTGACGCCGTCATCAACCATCTGCTGGGCGTACAGATCCTGCACCGCAGCTTTGTGGCCGAAGATGTGCCGGCGCAGGCGCGGCGGCGCGCTGGAGAGCTGAAATGGGCTGCCTGA
- a CDS encoding GxxExxY protein, which yields MNENGIARAVVNAAFEIHSRLGPGLLESVYEAVLCYELSRKGLSVKRQVPIPVVYDNIRFDEGFRADMIVNDKVIVELKSVEQVSYAHKKQLLTYLRLADMRLGLLINFAEAIVKDGITRVVNGLNEQGD from the coding sequence GTGAATGAAAATGGAATTGCAAGAGCAGTCGTCAACGCCGCCTTTGAAATACACTCACGGTTGGGGCCCGGCTTGCTCGAATCGGTATATGAGGCAGTCTTGTGCTATGAACTCTCCCGAAAGGGTTTGAGCGTTAAGCGCCAAGTGCCTATTCCCGTGGTTTACGACAACATCAGGTTCGACGAAGGCTTTCGGGCAGACATGATCGTCAACGATAAAGTAATCGTTGAATTGAAGTCCGTAGAACAAGTGTCCTACGCGCATAAGAAGCAACTCTTGACCTATTTGCGTCTTGCGGACATGCGATTGGGTCTACTTATCAACTTTGCGGAAGCCATAGTTAAAGACGGCATTACGCGAGTGGTCAATGGGTTGAATGAGCAGGGAGATTGA
- a CDS encoding aspartate carbamoyltransferase, which produces MVKPPHPLLRKPVQPHDWRAGLEHPQNLLDRIPQDSAPLIDLANRCVVSARQFDRNRVLQLCRLAAFFEITPHLMQLPLNGKIMINAFYEPSTRTRLSFESAWHRLGGDVMSILSAGSTGIAKGESLEDVAEMFNNYGDVVVLRDSSEKAVYEMLPGLRIPIINGGNGIDEHPTQALADLFTIFKWRPELTDETVAPGCRARIGIIGVPARMRTVRSLILLLSLFSGAFEEVVIICDSDDAFDDGQHEELEAAGLNVRTAIDLNRELPALDVVYINSIAWVGDSFERMGKELRLSPASPLKPEAIILHPLARGDELSTELDDTPHNWYFAQARGAVFLRMALLTSIVRRIHQVIDTPSES; this is translated from the coding sequence CTGGTGAAACCGCCGCATCCGTTGTTGCGCAAGCCGGTGCAGCCGCACGACTGGCGCGCCGGGCTCGAGCACCCGCAAAATCTGCTGGACCGGATTCCTCAAGACTCCGCGCCGCTGATCGATTTGGCCAACCGTTGCGTCGTTTCCGCGCGCCAGTTCGATCGCAACCGGGTGTTGCAGCTTTGCCGGCTGGCGGCGTTCTTCGAAATCACGCCGCACCTGATGCAGTTGCCGCTCAACGGCAAGATCATGATCAACGCGTTTTACGAACCCAGCACGCGCACGCGGCTGTCGTTCGAGAGCGCCTGGCACCGACTGGGCGGGGACGTGATGTCCATTTTAAGCGCCGGCAGCACCGGCATCGCCAAGGGCGAATCACTTGAGGACGTGGCCGAGATGTTCAACAACTACGGCGACGTGGTGGTGCTGCGCGACTCCAGCGAAAAAGCCGTCTACGAGATGTTGCCAGGCTTGCGCATCCCCATCATCAACGGCGGCAACGGCATCGACGAACACCCCACGCAGGCGCTCGCCGACCTGTTCACGATCTTCAAATGGCGGCCGGAACTGACGGATGAAACCGTCGCGCCTGGGTGCCGCGCGCGCATCGGCATCATCGGCGTGCCGGCGCGCATGCGCACCGTACGCAGCCTGATACTGCTGTTGAGCCTGTTTTCCGGCGCCTTCGAGGAAGTGGTTATCATCTGCGACAGCGACGATGCGTTCGACGACGGACAGCACGAGGAACTGGAAGCGGCCGGACTCAACGTTCGCACGGCCATCGATCTCAACCGCGAGTTGCCGGCCCTCGACGTGGTGTATATCAACTCCATCGCCTGGGTGGGCGACAGTTTCGAGCGGATGGGCAAGGAATTGCGTTTGTCGCCGGCCTCGCCGCTAAAGCCCGAGGCGATCATTCTGCACCCGCTGGCGCGCGGCGACGAGCTTTCAACCGAGCTGGACGACACGCCGCACAACTGGTATTTCGCGCAGGCGCGCGGCGCGGTGTTTCTGCGAATGGCGCTGTTGACCAGCATCGTGCGGCGCATCCATCAGGTGATCGACACGCCGTCGGAAAGCTAA
- a CDS encoding urea transporter, with protein MSPTDTSVLDPTIGWLVLIALSAFWVLLGWYWSRKASELDDYVLAGRKVGLALGVATAMATWVTSNTTLVAPQLAYQLGIWGMLGYSLGAVGLLLFAPMAARIRRLMPEGYTSGDFIRLRYGNTAWRVFLVISLFYCFGWLVSMGMAGGILIEALTGIGYIYGMTVILFIVTGYTMLGGFRAVLTTDYVQVIMILVGLVAIGWLAIDNIGIDDIHQALSHQRPQLLNLLMPAAIMFLFNNLLFGIGEIFHSNVWWSRAFAFRADVGFKAYLVSGLLWAPIPIVAGFIALAAPAMVLNVPAADMVGPMISAEILGVTGAVLVLVLVYAALASSLAALLAATSTLVVEDIYRRHLRPHATQQHLRRAASVIIVLLGIITWAICAPHVGTLAEVLNFAGAFVASTIWPIVAGLYWRRANTIGAVAAFVCGSAAGLASYFLIGWYTAALASAFVSMVIVLLSTWLKPDSFDWDTLNEARPAGEES; from the coding sequence ATGAGCCCCACTGATACGAGCGTGCTTGACCCGACGATCGGCTGGCTGGTGCTGATTGCGCTTAGCGCGTTCTGGGTGCTGCTCGGCTGGTACTGGAGCCGCAAGGCCAGTGAACTCGATGACTACGTGCTGGCCGGGCGCAAGGTCGGGCTGGCGCTGGGCGTGGCCACGGCGATGGCGACCTGGGTGACCAGCAATACCACCCTGGTCGCACCGCAGCTCGCCTACCAGCTCGGCATCTGGGGCATGCTCGGGTATTCGCTGGGCGCGGTGGGCTTGCTTCTGTTCGCCCCTATGGCGGCGCGCATCCGCCGGCTCATGCCCGAAGGCTATACCAGCGGCGACTTCATCCGCCTGCGCTACGGCAACACCGCGTGGCGCGTATTTCTCGTGATCTCGCTGTTTTACTGCTTCGGCTGGCTGGTGAGCATGGGCATGGCCGGTGGCATTTTGATCGAGGCGCTCACCGGCATCGGCTACATCTACGGCATGACCGTGATCCTTTTCATCGTCACCGGCTACACGATGCTGGGCGGATTTCGCGCCGTGCTCACTACCGATTACGTGCAGGTGATAATGATACTCGTGGGGCTGGTCGCCATCGGCTGGCTCGCTATCGACAACATCGGTATCGATGATATTCATCAGGCATTGAGCCATCAACGTCCGCAATTGCTGAATCTGCTGATGCCGGCGGCGATCATGTTTCTGTTCAACAACCTGTTGTTCGGGATCGGCGAAATCTTCCACTCCAACGTGTGGTGGAGCCGTGCGTTCGCGTTTCGCGCGGACGTGGGATTCAAGGCCTACCTCGTCTCCGGTCTGCTGTGGGCGCCGATTCCCATTGTAGCCGGCTTCATCGCGTTGGCCGCACCCGCCATGGTGCTCAATGTGCCGGCCGCGGACATGGTGGGACCGATGATATCGGCCGAGATCCTGGGCGTGACCGGCGCGGTACTGGTGCTGGTACTGGTTTATGCCGCCCTGGCCTCCAGCCTGGCCGCGCTGCTGGCCGCGACCAGCACCTTGGTGGTGGAGGACATTTACCGCCGGCATCTACGCCCGCACGCCACGCAGCAACATCTGCGGCGCGCCGCCAGCGTGATCATCGTGTTGCTGGGAATTATCACCTGGGCAATATGCGCGCCGCATGTCGGCACCCTGGCCGAGGTTCTGAACTTCGCCGGCGCATTCGTGGCCAGTACGATCTGGCCCATCGTCGCGGGACTGTACTGGCGCCGAGCCAACACCATTGGTGCTGTGGCCGCTTTTGTGTGTGGCAGCGCCGCCGGACTGGCGAGCTACTTTCTCATCGGCTGGTACACCGCCGCACTCGCTTCCGCGTTCGTATCCATGGTGATCGTGCTGCTGTCAACCTGGCTCAAACCCGACAGTTTCGACTGGGACACCCTGAACGAGGCGCGCCCCGCTGGAGAAGAATCATGA